The genome window TTCATTGCAGAAGGAATTGTCTTAGGATCGCCGTCCCAAGCGACATCTTGGACTTTACCAATCGGTGCTGAATTGGGATCATCTTCCGTACAAGAAAGAAAAAATACGATCGTGAAAATTCCAAGCAATAGAGAAATTACTTGGCAATTTATCCATGAGAATCTAGGCTTATTGATTGCATGTCTGTTCATCACTTCCATCAGACCATTCTATTCGAGTCCAATACAAGGATTTTTTGTAAAACTCATAACAGAAAGATTGGAAAAGAATTAGCTCTTATCTATCTAAGTCTACCAGAAGTGCAAGCTTCTGACTGTCTATGGACGATGGGAATCTGGCAGCCTTCTCCCAAGTCAATCCAAATTGCTCGAGAACATGAAGGTCTGAGACATGAATTTCAAAATTGCCTTCATGATTTGCAGAACGAAGATATCATCGGATCACCCTATTCTGTTTTTGATTATGTGCCGAACAAGGATATCTGCGAAAGCTGGGAAGCTCTCGCTGAATTTAAGAACACACTAAATCAATTCGGTAAAAAATTAATTTTGGATTTTGTTCCTAATCATCTATCCGTAGACAGCATTTGGATAGACAAATTTCCTGATGCATTTTTAGAATTGAATCACCCGCAAACAAATAATGATTATGCGAGATCGAGTTCAGAATTAAAATTAAATATAAAATCCAATTCATTAGCTAAGAATCCAAATCCTGAAAACTCCATTATAATTCCTAAGAATTATTTCCAGCATAGCTCAGGCAAAATATTCGCTCACGGTCGTGATCCATACTTTGATGGTTGGACTGATACAGTACAATTCGATTTCTCCTCAGAAGTATGCAAAGATCTTCACAATGAAATTCTTTCCAATATAAGCAATTATTGCGATGGACTCAGATGTGATATGGCAATGCTTCCACAAGCCGATATCTTTGAGAAAACACACGGTCGAAAAGGGCTTCCTTATTGGGAAGTTGTGATCAAAAATATACGCAATAAAAATCCAAATTTTATATTTATTGCTGAAGTCTATTGGCAAAGAGAATATGAGCTCCAACAATTGGGATTTGATTTTACTTATGATAAAGAACTCTATGATCGATTGAAATCCAAAAATGCAAATGAACTCACTGGACATCTTACTGCTGAGTTGAATTTTCAAAATAAATCTCTGCGATTTCTAGAAAATCATGACGAGCCTAGAGCAGCTTTAACTTTCGGTAATAATGCAATGTTCGACTTTTCACTGTTATGCTTTCTGCCTGGCGGGATCCTTATCTATGAAAATCAAATGAATGGATTCAAGAAAAGAATTCCAGTACAGCTAGGTCGTATGCCAGACGAACCAATTGATATGGGAATTCTGAATTTTTACAAAAGAGTTTTCCAGAGATTATCCTTTCGAAGAAATAAGAACCTATTGTTCATGAATGCGAGAGTAAGTATCTACGAAAATACAAGCTCCCACTATGTAGCGATTGGACTGAGATATGAAGACAACCAATCCGAAATTCTTATCTACAATCCAAATTCATATCCGATTTCTGGGAGAATTCATCTAGATCCAAGCTTTTATTCTCCGTTCATTTCCAAAGATAGCTTTACTTTTATGGATGTGATGGATGATAAATTGTATCGACAGGATTCAACGGAAGTTCATCGCGAAGGGATCTATTTCAATTTGAAGGAAAACAAATCTCACTGGATGGTACCATTAAGAAAGGAGTGAAACTATTTCTTTACAACTTTTTCTTCTGATTTCGGTACAAACTTCATTCTGTCAGCAGATATAACGTTTGGTAACAATTTCAAATTTTCTAAAATTTCTTTCAATTGATCCAAATGTTCAACCTCTAACATAAATTTTGCTACTAGTTGTCCCTTACTCATTGAAGAGGCACCGGCTTCGATGATATTGGTCTGGGTACCGGAAATTGTCTCAACCATAGACAGATAAATTCCTTGTACGTCTTTGGCTTTGACTTCGATCTGCACAGGAATAGGTTCCGACATTCCATCCCATCGAACAGGGAGTGTTTTCATTTTGTCCATTTGAGAGAGAGCTGTCTCACAAGATTTTTTGTGGACACTGACACCGCGACCGCGAGTAACAAACCCAATGATCTCGTCTCCTGGGATTGGGGCGCAGCACGATGCTCGCCTAACTAAAATATCTTTAATCCCCGCAACAACAATACTTGCCTCTTTCTGATCAAGGCGAAGTTGTTTTTTGATGGGTCTTTTCCGAATATTCTTCTGAATATCTTGTAATACATTATTTTGATTGGAATTATCGACAACCTCAGGGTGAAATTTGGAATCAGATTCTTCTTGAAGTTTATTAAAATATTGTCTTAACTTTTGTTTGGCGGAAGCAGTCTTTACAATCCTTAGCCAGATTGGTGAAGGCTTAGATTTTTTCTCAGTTTGAATCTCAACTTGATCGCCGGATTTGAGTTCGGTTCTAAGTGGAACCATTTTGCCATTTACTTTGGCTCCTCTTGCATGGAGTCCAACATCAGTATGTATGCGAAATGCGAAATCAAGAACTGTTGCCCCTTTTCCAATTTCGATGATTTCACCCTTGGGTGTAAAAACAAAAACCTCATCTTCATGCAGGTCAAATTTCAAATCTTCAAGAAACTCTTTCGAAGATGAGCTCGCATCTTGCCAAGAGTTGAGAATCTCAAGCCACTTGAGTCGGAAAGGATTTTCTTTGCCTGGAGTAGGAGCTTGGTGCGAACCTGTCCATTTACCAACGCCTTCCTTATAAGCCCAATGTGCTGCAACTCCATCTTCTGCAATTCGATTCATGTCTTTGGTTCGAATTTGAACTTCCATAGGTTTTCCATCAGGCCCGATTACGGTTGTATGCAGAGATTGATAGAAATTTGTTTTAGGAGTTGCAATATAGTCTTTAAAACGACCTGGGATCGGAGTCCAAAGAGTATGGACAATACCAAGAACACCATAGCAATCCTTGATCTCATTTGTTATAATTCTTATAGCACGAAGATCAAAAATTTCTGATATAGATTTATCTTTCGTAATCATTTTACGATATATCGAATAGAAATGTTTTGCACGTCCTTCAACTTTAGCATCGATATGAATTTCAGCTAGTCTTTGTTTGAGTATAATTTTTAGTTTTTCTAAATATTCTTCTCGTTCAGATTTTTTCAGTGCGACGCTTGACTTAATCTCCTGGAATTCTTTAGGTTGGATAATCTGGAACGACAAATCTTCTAGTTCCACTTTTATACTATACATCCCCAATCTTCCAGCAATTGGAGCATACAGTGACAAAGTTTCGAGAGCTATTCTTTTGCCTTTATCAGATGGCTGAAATCTAAGAGTCCTCATATTATGAGTTTTGTCTGCGAGCTTAATCAAAATGACTCTTGCATCCTGAATGGTTGCGACCAACATTTTTCTGATATTTTCGGCGGCTTCTGTTTCTTTGGACTGAGATTTGATTTCGGAGATTTTGGTTACGCCTTCAACGAGATTGGCAATTTCTTCTCCAAAGTCACGAATCATATCAGCTTTTGTATAAGCAGTATCTTCTACTACATCATGCAAAAGTCCTGCAGAGATAACCCTCTCATCTAATCCTAGTTCGTCTAAGATTCCAGCAACGTTCAATGGGTGGATGATATATGGCTCACCAGAAAGTCTCTTCTGGCCAGTATGCATTTTATCAGAAACATCATAAGCACGTCGAATTAAGGCGCAGGCTTCTTCGCCTAATCGTTTTTCTACGGAAGCAAAAAGATCTTCTTTTTCTATGGTTTTCTGTCTAAGTCCCATTAGAAACCTTCCAGGTCCAAGCCGATGTCAAGAAATTTCGTTGTATGAGTAAGGTATCCCATACTCACTCCAATATCACCGATCTCAGAAAGGGCTTTTAATTTCTCGGGAGTGATTCCGCCTGACGCTTCAATGAAAATTGACGAAGAACTGCTGCGTAATTTCTCAACAGCGATCTTTGTATCTGTTATAGTAAAATTATCCAATAGAATAATATCTGGTTGTGATTCAATAGCTTCATCCAATTGGTTAAGATTATCAATTTCCAATTCAATTTTCTTATTCTTATGCTTCGCTCTAATCATCTCAACAGCATGTTTTATCGATCCGATTGCTTGCACATGGTTGTCTTTTATCATTGCCATATCAGATAAATTGATTCTATGATTCCAACCGCCACCTGTGTAGACAGCGTATTTGCTAAGTTTACGGTATCCAGGAAGAGTTTTACGAGTATCTAAAATGCGAATATTCGGATATTCATTAACAATCTTATTGGTAACCGATGCGATTCCTGACAAATACTGTAAAATATTGAGTAGGATTCGCTCTACTCTCAGAAGTATTCTAACAGATCCGGTGATTTTGGCAATTTTGCTTCCGGGGAGAAGGAGTTCTGAATCCTTCATCCAAACTTCCATACTCAGAACTTTTCCGAACCGATCATTGATCGCATCCAACACACCTATTCCGCAGAGGACTCCTGCCTCTCGGGAATTCAAAACTCCAGAGATTATTTTGTCTTCGGAAAAAATAGATTCCGTTGTGATGTCGCCTTCTGGTGCATCTTCTGCGATTGCTAAATCTAAAATCGGGAAATAATCAGTAAGTTCAAGGTGGGAAATGGGGTCAGTGTAGCCCCTTATAGTATTCATATGGAGACAAGTTGGGGGAATGCCTCCCCCATAAAATTCAAATTAGAATTTATTCCTCTTCTAATATTTCTTCTTCATTGCCAGTATTGGTTTCCTCAGATGGCATTTCATCATCTGGACCATTGACTGGCTTAACAATAGAATCAACTTTCTTACCGTCACCACTTGTTGAATCGCCTGATTCTTTCTTCATCTCAGTTGGCTCTTCTTCAACTTCTTCTGATCCATTCACCGGAGTATCAGTTTCTGTTTTGTAAGGACTTCCAATTTCACCCGTTTTTGGTGGAATATAAAGAACTTGGTTTGGATAGATTAGGTTTTTGTTCTTGATCTTATTCTTGTTAGCTTGGTAAATTCTAGGCCAAAGCTTTGGATTGCCGTAACTATTTTTGTTACCTGCAATTCTCCAAAGACAATCTTCAGGTTGTTGCTTTCGAACTACGTATTTGCTCCAACCTTCTTTTAGCTTACCATCTTTATTGCTATCTTTGCCATCATTTTTCGAATCGGTTGCAGACGTTTTCATTTTATCATCTGAATTCGTAGCTGAACGATTCGCAACAGAAGTAGCTGAGAGACTAGCTGTCTGTTCAGTTACGATTTGTCCAAGGCGAATTGCTTCTTCTGATTGGCGGATCGAATCTTCATACTTTTCTTGTGAATAAAGATTTCCAGCTGAAGCAAGGGATTCGTTTGCAGCGCCTAAATTTTCGCGAGCGCTTTCGTAATTAGATTTCTGATTTGCATCCTTGGATACTGAATCTTCTTTGATTTCCTCAAAACGAGAGTTAGCATCTTCGACAACTTCAGTTGCCGTAAGATTTCTCTCTCTTGCATAATTTTGGATCGATGCAGCAAGTAATGCTCTACTGTTTTTTCTAGAAGCAGAGATTTTATCATTAGCGGATTTCAATTCATCATTATCAATATCTTGATAAGCAGAAGCAAGGTTCTCGCGCTCAGCACGAGTTTTGTCGTTCATTCCGCCGATATAGGTTTCTGTTGTGTTCAGGTCTTCTTCAACATAACGTGCTGATTGTCTTAGCTCATCTTTATTGGAGAGTGCTACTTCGCGAGCTTTATTGGCAGAAGTCTTAGATGCTAAATATTTATTGTGAGCATCTTCATATTCATCAAAGGATTTATTTCTGAGTTCAGATTTTTTGGTTTCATCTTTTTCTTGCAAAAAGCTACTGAGACTTGCATCTCCCGCTTCCATTGCCTGATCCCCTTCTTTTCTGAGCTGAACCGATCTGTCAAAATCGTCTGGAGCAAGACCAGTTGCGAACGCTTTGTCCGCTTGATCAATAGCTTCAGTTGCTTCATCGCGAGTTTTCGCAGAAAGTCTAGGCAAAGTCTTCTCTAGTGCGTCGTTTGCCTTAGAAATAGAATAGTCTGCCCTCTTTTTTGCATCGCTCGCTTTCTCTTCAGAAGCATTTTCATGAGCTTCAAAAAGTGCATCTTTCGATTCTTTCAATTCGTCTGGAGCATACTCCGTTGCTTGGAGTGATTCGGCACGTGCAATCGCTTGTCTAGCATTGCTCATTTCTTGAATAGGAAGTTCACTTGCGCAAGAATAAGCGAATGCTAGCGTAGCAACACTGAGAAGTATTCTACTATATTTGTGGTTTGGTTTCATTTCAGACTCCATGTCATTCTCCATCGAAACGGAGAGTCCCATAGGATAGATTATTTAAAAGCAGCTACTGCGTCGTCTTCGTTATCAAATATCTCGAAGAAAGATGTTAGTTTAGTTAGCTCAAATACTTTTCTAACAGATCCAGATACGTTGATGATTTTTAGTCCACCTTGGTATTTTTTCAAGTTAGATAAGCTGGAAATAAGCGCACCGATTCCAGAAGAATCGATATAAGAAACTTTCTCTAGATTGATGATGATACAGTATTTCTGCTCTTCTATTAGCTTGGCTATAACGTCCTTAATTTCGGGAGCGTTGTAAAGGTCTATCTCTCCGTTTATATCGAGGAGGATGATGTTGTTTTTTTCCCTTCTGGTGATCTCCATGCGTTTCTAGAAACTCCTGTATGAATAAATGATGGACTAAGCCTTTTCCGTACAATTACAATCAGGAAAGGGATAAACGTCAAACAATTAATTTGAAGAATCGTATAAATTTTTCCATTCAGTGTAAAATTCGGGAAAATACCCTGATTCGATGGAATTTCGTACCATTTGCATGAAATCTCTCATAAATTGCAAATTGTGGAAAGTAGATAACTGCAATGCCAAAATTTCTTTCGACTTATGAAGATGCCTTAGATATCCTAAACTATAATTCTTGCATACTTTACAGTTGCATTCTTCATCAATCGGCTTATCAGATAGTTTGAATTTTTCATTTCGAAGATTGAGTTTACCTTTTCTTGTAAATACTTGTGCATTCCGAGCATTACGAGTTGGCAATACACAATCAAACATATCTATACCATTCCGCACTCCATCCAAAAT of Leptospira sp. GIMC2001 contains these proteins:
- a CDS encoding alpha-amylase family glycosyl hydrolase — protein: MSVHHFHQTILFESNTRIFCKTHNRKIGKELALIYLSLPEVQASDCLWTMGIWQPSPKSIQIAREHEGLRHEFQNCLHDLQNEDIIGSPYSVFDYVPNKDICESWEALAEFKNTLNQFGKKLILDFVPNHLSVDSIWIDKFPDAFLELNHPQTNNDYARSSSELKLNIKSNSLAKNPNPENSIIIPKNYFQHSSGKIFAHGRDPYFDGWTDTVQFDFSSEVCKDLHNEILSNISNYCDGLRCDMAMLPQADIFEKTHGRKGLPYWEVVIKNIRNKNPNFIFIAEVYWQREYELQQLGFDFTYDKELYDRLKSKNANELTGHLTAELNFQNKSLRFLENHDEPRAALTFGNNAMFDFSLLCFLPGGILIYENQMNGFKKRIPVQLGRMPDEPIDMGILNFYKRVFQRLSFRRNKNLLFMNARVSIYENTSSHYVAIGLRYEDNQSEILIYNPNSYPISGRIHLDPSFYSPFISKDSFTFMDVMDDKLYRQDSTEVHREGIYFNLKENKSHWMVPLRKE
- a CDS encoding RelA/SpoT family protein; translation: MGLRQKTIEKEDLFASVEKRLGEEACALIRRAYDVSDKMHTGQKRLSGEPYIIHPLNVAGILDELGLDERVISAGLLHDVVEDTAYTKADMIRDFGEEIANLVEGVTKISEIKSQSKETEAAENIRKMLVATIQDARVILIKLADKTHNMRTLRFQPSDKGKRIALETLSLYAPIAGRLGMYSIKVELEDLSFQIIQPKEFQEIKSSVALKKSEREEYLEKLKIILKQRLAEIHIDAKVEGRAKHFYSIYRKMITKDKSISEIFDLRAIRIITNEIKDCYGVLGIVHTLWTPIPGRFKDYIATPKTNFYQSLHTTVIGPDGKPMEVQIRTKDMNRIAEDGVAAHWAYKEGVGKWTGSHQAPTPGKENPFRLKWLEILNSWQDASSSSKEFLEDLKFDLHEDEVFVFTPKGEIIEIGKGATVLDFAFRIHTDVGLHARGAKVNGKMVPLRTELKSGDQVEIQTEKKSKPSPIWLRIVKTASAKQKLRQYFNKLQEESDSKFHPEVVDNSNQNNVLQDIQKNIRKRPIKKQLRLDQKEASIVVAGIKDILVRRASCCAPIPGDEIIGFVTRGRGVSVHKKSCETALSQMDKMKTLPVRWDGMSEPIPVQIEVKAKDVQGIYLSMVETISGTQTNIIEAGASSMSKGQLVAKFMLEVEHLDQLKEILENLKLLPNVISADRMKFVPKSEEKVVKK
- the nadC gene encoding carboxylating nicotinate-nucleotide diphosphorylase; this encodes MNTIRGYTDPISHLELTDYFPILDLAIAEDAPEGDITTESIFSEDKIISGVLNSREAGVLCGIGVLDAINDRFGKVLSMEVWMKDSELLLPGSKIAKITGSVRILLRVERILLNILQYLSGIASVTNKIVNEYPNIRILDTRKTLPGYRKLSKYAVYTGGGWNHRINLSDMAMIKDNHVQAIGSIKHAVEMIRAKHKNKKIELEIDNLNQLDEAIESQPDIILLDNFTITDTKIAVEKLRSSSSSIFIEASGGITPEKLKALSEIGDIGVSMGYLTHTTKFLDIGLDLEGF
- a CDS encoding DUF4398 domain-containing protein → MKPNHKYSRILLSVATLAFAYSCASELPIQEMSNARQAIARAESLQATEYAPDELKESKDALFEAHENASEEKASDAKKRADYSISKANDALEKTLPRLSAKTRDEATEAIDQADKAFATGLAPDDFDRSVQLRKEGDQAMEAGDASLSSFLQEKDETKKSELRNKSFDEYEDAHNKYLASKTSANKAREVALSNKDELRQSARYVEEDLNTTETYIGGMNDKTRAERENLASAYQDIDNDELKSANDKISASRKNSRALLAASIQNYARERNLTATEVVEDANSRFEEIKEDSVSKDANQKSNYESARENLGAANESLASAGNLYSQEKYEDSIRQSEEAIRLGQIVTEQTASLSATSVANRSATNSDDKMKTSATDSKNDGKDSNKDGKLKEGWSKYVVRKQQPEDCLWRIAGNKNSYGNPKLWPRIYQANKNKIKNKNLIYPNQVLYIPPKTGEIGSPYKTETDTPVNGSEEVEEEPTEMKKESGDSTSGDGKKVDSIVKPVNGPDDEMPSEETNTGNEEEILEEE
- a CDS encoding STAS domain-containing protein; translated protein: MEITRREKNNIILLDINGEIDLYNAPEIKDVIAKLIEEQKYCIIINLEKVSYIDSSGIGALISSLSNLKKYQGGLKIINVSGSVRKVFELTKLTSFFEIFDNEDDAVAAFK